ACTACTTTGAGCAATTAGACTCCACAAATAGCGAGATTTTTCGTGCCACGCACTTACCAGAAGGTGCAGTCATCCTTGCCGAATTTCAGACAGCTGGCAGAGGGCGTGCCGGCAAAGTGTGGCACTCCCCTATGGGCGAAAACTTGCTCTTTTCAGTGCTGCTTCGCCCAGCTTGCGAGACCAAGTGGCTGGGCTTGCTTTCTATTATGGCATCGGAAGCGATTGCAGAAACTGCAGAATTTCTCACAACTTGCACAGCGACGGTCAAGTATCCCAATGATGTGTATGTTAGTGGGAAAAAGCTCGCTGGGGTTCTTGTAGAAACCCGCACGCAAGGTCTCCGTGCGCCAACTGTTGCACTTGGCATTGGTCTCAATGTCAATCAAACTGCCTTTGAAGGTGAGCTGAGCGAGCGCGCCACTTCTTTGCGCTTGATTGCACAAAGAGAACTTGACCGCGCTGCTGTGCTGACTTACTTGCTTCAGTGCCTCGATGCACGCTACGACGAGTTCATTCAAGGCAGAGCAGAACTTTTTTTAGAGCGTTGGAAAGCCCGATGCCAGATTATTGGCAAAGAAGTTTCATTTCGCTATGCCAATGCAGAGCTTTCGGGCAAAGTGGTCGCTATTGATGAGCAAGGCTGCCTTTGGATTGAATCCAACACTCAACGCATTTGCTATGCACCGACCGACATCAGCTACGTCCGATACTGATGTAATGCTTGCAATTGACATCGGCAATACGCACACTCGCTTTGCGATCTTGCAGCGCGGGCTGATTGTCTGGCACAAAGCCCTTTCAACCGACTTACTGCGTTCAGCGCGTCAGGCACAGAAACTTATCAGACCAATGAGCCAAGACCTATTAGCAAAGTTTGGTCAAATTCGCCAGATTGGCGTGGCTTCAGTCGTGCCCCAAGCCAGCGCCCATCTGTTGCCAGCGGTAGAACAGGTGTTCAGCACCTCTATTCTAAACATTTCTGCTCATCTCAAACTGCCGTTTAAGATTTGCTACAAGACACCAGAGACGCTCGGTGCAGACCGCATCGCTTTACTGGCGTTTGCTCGTCTTCATTTTCCCAAGCAAGCTGTCATTGCTATTGATTTCGGCACCGCTATCACTTACGACATTTTGCGTGCCAATGGAGACTATCTTGGCGGAATGATTCTGGCAGGAATGCATACTGCTGCAACTGCGCTCTCACAGCGTGCGGCGCAGCTACCGACATTCGATCTTCCATATCAGCCTCGTTTAATTGGGCGCAGCACGATTGAATGCTTACAATCTGGCACATTCTGGGGCACTGTAGCACAAACCGATGGCTTAATTGCACGGCTTAAAGATGCCCTTCGACTTACCTATAAGGAACCTAACGTTGCAGTGCTTGCGACAGGTGGCGATGCAAAGCGGCTTGCTACGGCTGTGAAAGCTATTGACGCAGTTGAACAAGATGCTGTGCTATTTGGGATCCGCATCATTGCTGCTCACCAATGACGCTGGATTTGTCAAAGTGCCTTTGCACTCTGCTCTGTGCTTAGTGTGGCGGCTCGTAAATCAAGCGGAAGAAAATGCTGAGTCGCTCACTACTGCGCACAAGCGGCAGCCCTACTACAATACCGATAAGCACATTGTCAG
This sequence is a window from Chloroherpetonaceae bacterium. Protein-coding genes within it:
- a CDS encoding biotin--[acetyl-CoA-carboxylase] ligase encodes the protein MLNTHRIEQALSQTRRLGKVLYYFEQLDSTNSEIFRATHLPEGAVILAEFQTAGRGRAGKVWHSPMGENLLFSVLLRPACETKWLGLLSIMASEAIAETAEFLTTCTATVKYPNDVYVSGKKLAGVLVETRTQGLRAPTVALGIGLNVNQTAFEGELSERATSLRLIAQRELDRAAVLTYLLQCLDARYDEFIQGRAELFLERWKARCQIIGKEVSFRYANAELSGKVVAIDEQGCLWIESNTQRICYAPTDISYVRY
- a CDS encoding type III pantothenate kinase, with amino-acid sequence MHRPTSATSDTDVMLAIDIGNTHTRFAILQRGLIVWHKALSTDLLRSARQAQKLIRPMSQDLLAKFGQIRQIGVASVVPQASAHLLPAVEQVFSTSILNISAHLKLPFKICYKTPETLGADRIALLAFARLHFPKQAVIAIDFGTAITYDILRANGDYLGGMILAGMHTAATALSQRAAQLPTFDLPYQPRLIGRSTIECLQSGTFWGTVAQTDGLIARLKDALRLTYKEPNVAVLATGGDAKRLATAVKAIDAVEQDAVLFGIRIIAAHQ